The Campylobacter sp. RM10537 genome has a segment encoding these proteins:
- a CDS encoding NADH-quinone oxidoreductase subunit J, with protein sequence MIETLAFIFFSVFVLGFFLIAVLSKTMLYSLSALAGGMVFLSGFYFLLDADFLGAIQIIVYGGAVLGIYSFAMMFFDASKNFKEKIRAKKSFFALIFLSAVFLLFAILGFKYQSVQTDLPLQDLALFDNNQQLALQVFSKYLLGFEFIAILLLIALVCAIVLTHKELLKEKQ encoded by the coding sequence ATGATAGAAACTTTAGCCTTTATATTTTTTAGTGTATTTGTTTTGGGATTTTTTTTAATAGCGGTTTTAAGTAAAACCATGCTTTATTCTCTTTCAGCTTTAGCTGGAGGAATGGTATTTTTATCAGGGTTTTATTTTTTATTGGATGCAGATTTTCTAGGTGCAATACAAATCATTGTTTATGGTGGTGCCGTGCTTGGAATTTATAGTTTTGCCATGATGTTTTTTGATGCTTCTAAAAATTTTAAGGAAAAAATTAGAGCTAAAAAAAGTTTTTTTGCTTTGATATTTTTAAGTGCAGTTTTTCTTTTGTTTGCTATTTTAGGTTTTAAATATCAAAGTGTGCAAACAGATTTACCTTTGCAAGATCTGGCTTTATTTGATAATAATCAACAACTTGCTTTGCAAGTTTTTTCAAAATATCTTTTAGGCTTTGAATTTATAGCTATATTGCTCTTAATTGCTCTTGTTTGTGCTATAGTGCTTACCCATAAAGAGCTTTTAAAGGAAAAACAATGA
- the nuoK gene encoding NADH-quinone oxidoreductase subunit NuoK, with product MIEKYFFIAILMFIIGLVGILKRQNLIMLFISSEILLNAANLALVAASKMHQDLNGQVFALFIIGIAACEVAVGVALCVLWYRKNGTLELKSLKEEA from the coding sequence ATGATAGAAAAATATTTTTTTATAGCCATTTTAATGTTTATAATTGGACTTGTTGGAATTTTAAAAAGACAAAATCTTATTATGTTATTTATTTCAAGCGAAATTTTGCTTAATGCTGCTAATTTAGCTTTAGTAGCAGCTTCAAAGATGCATCAGGATTTAAATGGTCAAGTTTTTGCACTTTTTATTATAGGTATTGCAGCTTGTGAAGTTGCTGTTGGAGTAGCTTTGTGTGTGCTTTGGTATAGAAAAAATGGCACTTTGGAATTAAAAAGTTTAAAAGAGGAGGCTTAA
- the nuoL gene encoding NADH-quinone oxidoreductase subunit L, giving the protein MQNLVLVSLLSPFVSFLFASCFSLTQRKVFVGYICGILIAIGTFCSLYLLFNNFSNNISFFEWFIGVNFGFNIDSISLTMMCVVGIVATCVHFYSIFYMSHDEGFNKFFAYLGLFVFSMLFLITSDNFLGLFVGWEGVGLCSWLLIGFWYKNNTYSFAANEAFIMNRIADLGMLLGIFWLYIQAGTLNYDEVFSKVQNLDHNALVLIASCLFIGAMGKSAQFPFHTWLADAMAGPTPVSALIHAATMVTAGVYLVIRAGEIYSLVPEVSYFIAILGAFVAIFAASMALVARDLKRIIAYSTLSQLGYMFVAAGLGAYGIALFHLATHAFFKSLLFLGAGNVMHAMNDNLDIKKMGGLFKPLKITAIFMTIGSLALVGIYPFAGFFSKDLILGYSFIIHNHGIFLVLLIAAFMTAFYSFRLLMLVFFTNSRHDAHPHEASKIALLAMTPLMILAIVSGFFEHNFFKYISSKLVFIDAQDHIVMICASAAGILGILLAIIAYKFSWFKPSIEKNKIYKLLSNDYFIPHFYHKFIVNKYESLCAIMKHCDIFIFDAIVEKISFYVNLISKKMIMPNSLNLMLRFLVAGFVILLILARMV; this is encoded by the coding sequence ATGCAAAATTTAGTTTTAGTTTCACTATTGAGTCCTTTTGTATCTTTTTTATTTGCAAGTTGTTTTTCTTTAACACAAAGAAAGGTTTTTGTAGGTTATATATGTGGCATACTTATAGCTATTGGAACTTTTTGTTCTTTGTATTTGCTTTTTAACAATTTTAGTAATAATATTAGTTTTTTTGAGTGGTTTATAGGTGTTAATTTTGGTTTCAATATAGATTCCATTTCTCTTACAATGATGTGTGTGGTTGGTATTGTAGCTACTTGTGTACATTTTTATAGTATTTTTTATATGTCGCATGATGAAGGATTTAACAAATTTTTTGCTTACTTGGGGCTTTTTGTTTTTTCCATGCTTTTTTTAATCACAAGTGATAATTTTTTAGGTCTTTTTGTAGGTTGGGAAGGCGTTGGACTTTGCTCTTGGCTTTTAATAGGTTTTTGGTATAAAAACAATACTTATTCTTTTGCAGCTAATGAAGCTTTTATTATGAATAGAATTGCTGATTTGGGTATGCTTTTAGGAATTTTTTGGCTTTATATTCAAGCGGGAACTTTAAATTACGATGAAGTTTTTTCTAAAGTGCAAAACCTTGATCATAATGCTTTGGTTTTAATAGCAAGTTGTTTGTTTATAGGCGCTATGGGAAAATCTGCACAATTTCCTTTTCATACTTGGCTTGCTGATGCTATGGCTGGACCTACTCCGGTTTCAGCTTTAATTCATGCTGCAACCATGGTTACAGCAGGAGTATATTTGGTTATTAGGGCGGGAGAAATTTATTCTTTGGTTCCTGAAGTTTCCTATTTCATAGCTATTCTTGGAGCTTTTGTTGCTATATTTGCTGCTTCTATGGCTTTAGTGGCAAGAGATTTAAAACGCATCATAGCATATTCTACCTTATCTCAGCTTGGATATATGTTTGTAGCAGCTGGACTTGGGGCTTATGGTATAGCTTTATTTCATTTAGCGACGCATGCCTTTTTTAAATCTTTATTATTTTTAGGTGCTGGAAATGTAATGCATGCTATGAATGATAACTTAGATATTAAAAAAATGGGAGGATTATTTAAACCTTTGAAAATCACTGCTATTTTTATGACTATAGGATCTTTAGCCTTGGTAGGAATTTATCCTTTTGCAGGATTTTTCTCAAAAGATTTAATTTTAGGATATTCTTTCATTATTCATAATCATGGAATATTTTTAGTACTTTTAATTGCAGCTTTTATGACAGCTTTTTATAGTTTTAGGCTTTTAATGCTTGTATTTTTTACAAATTCAAGACATGATGCACATCCTCATGAAGCAAGTAAAATAGCACTTTTAGCTATGACCCCTTTGATGATTTTAGCAATTGTTTCAGGATTTTTTGAACATAATTTTTTTAAATATATCAGCTCTAAGCTTGTATTTATAGATGCTCAAGATCATATTGTAATGATTTGCGCAAGTGCTGCGGGAATTTTAGGAATACTTTTAGCTATCATTGCGTATAAATTTTCTTGGTTTAAGCCAAGTATAGAAAAAAATAAAATATATAAACTTTTAAGTAACGATTATTTTATACCACATTTTTATCATAAATTTATAGTGAATAAATATGAAAGTTTATGTGCAATTATGAAACATTGTGATATTTTTATTTTTGATGCAATTGTTGAAAAAATTTCTTTTTATGTTAATTTAATTTCTAAAAAAATGATTATGCCAAATAGCTTAAATTTAATGCTTAGATTTTTAGTAGCTGGTTTTGTGATTTTACTTATTTTGGCAAGGATGGTGTAA
- a CDS encoding NADH-quinone oxidoreductase subunit M — MLNYLILFPLAAGLITLILNRGGVKIFSVLASLIILVLNVKFFFDGINGVDFEYKLPFKIANLFEYHIGVNSISLILMLLSSLMIFLSFLFLKIEKKAIVSCIFFLEFAIMGLFSALDGLLFYVFWEFSLLPLLYIMGVYGKDYRPGIKFFIYAFAGSILMLLALIYQAYATYKLLNVFTFDLEIWKNNASAFSLNEQLLLFGAFFIAFAIKAPLFPLHTWAPKVYANSPILVSMMLVAFKMAPFGFLHFCLPLFPDASVYFTPLIAALCIVSIIYNALIAYRASNLKELIAYSSISHIGVMVLGIFSLNILGITGAIFYMFAHGLVTGSLFLMAELLYKKYGTLEISYYHSLARKAPLFTIFFTLILLASISLPLTISFIGEFLALLGIAKVSLLYAFLAGFVIILGAIYMLAVFRKMFFMSQVTNLESFSLCTREIITLTMIVFLIFALGVAPKIFLDPLEKNVSSLVELMKTRAINEENINFLNHIKGENNVR, encoded by the coding sequence ATGCTGAATTATTTAATTTTATTTCCTTTAGCTGCTGGTTTAATTACTCTTATCTTAAACCGTGGTGGAGTAAAAATTTTTAGCGTTTTAGCAAGTTTAATTATACTTGTTTTAAATGTTAAATTTTTCTTCGATGGAATTAATGGGGTTGATTTTGAATACAAGCTTCCTTTTAAAATAGCTAATTTATTTGAATATCATATCGGAGTAAATAGCATCTCTTTAATCTTAATGCTTTTAAGCTCTTTGATGATATTTTTAAGTTTTTTATTTTTAAAAATTGAAAAAAAAGCAATTGTTTCTTGTATTTTCTTTTTGGAATTTGCAATTATGGGTTTATTTTCTGCACTTGATGGTTTATTATTCTATGTATTTTGGGAATTTTCTCTTTTGCCTTTATTATATATCATGGGTGTTTATGGTAAAGATTATAGACCAGGTATTAAATTTTTTATTTATGCTTTTGCCGGTTCTATTTTAATGCTTCTAGCTTTGATTTATCAAGCATATGCTACTTATAAACTTTTAAATGTCTTCACATTTGACTTAGAAATTTGGAAAAATAATGCTTCTGCATTTAGTCTTAATGAACAGCTTTTACTTTTTGGAGCATTTTTTATCGCCTTTGCTATTAAAGCACCGCTTTTTCCATTACATACATGGGCACCAAAAGTTTATGCAAATTCACCGATTTTAGTTTCTATGATGCTGGTCGCTTTTAAAATGGCCCCTTTTGGTTTTTTACATTTTTGTTTACCGCTTTTTCCAGATGCAAGCGTTTATTTTACACCTTTAATTGCAGCTTTATGTATTGTAAGTATTATTTACAATGCTTTAATTGCTTATCGTGCATCAAATTTAAAAGAATTAATCGCTTATAGTTCAATTTCTCATATTGGAGTTATGGTTTTAGGGATTTTTTCTTTAAATATTTTGGGAATTACCGGAGCTATATTTTATATGTTTGCACATGGTTTGGTTACAGGAAGTTTATTTTTAATGGCTGAACTTTTGTATAAAAAATATGGAACATTAGAAATTTCATATTATCATTCTTTAGCTCGTAAAGCACCTTTATTTACCATCTTTTTTACTTTGATTTTGCTTGCTAGCATATCTTTACCTTTAACTATATCTTTTATAGGTGAATTTTTGGCTCTTTTGGGTATAGCTAAAGTAAGTTTGCTTTATGCATTCTTAGCAGGATTTGTGATTATACTTGGAGCTATTTATATGCTTGCTGTATTTAGAAAAATGTTTTTTATGTCGCAAGTTACAAATCTTGAAAGTTTTTCTTTATGTACAAGAGAAATTATTACTCTTACTATGATAGTTTTTTTAATTTTTGCTTTAGGAGTGGCTCCAAAAATTTTCTTAGATCCGCTAGAGAAAAATGTTAGCTCTCTTGTGGAATTAATGAAAACAAGGGCTATAAATGAAGAAAATATTAATTTTTTAAATCATATCAAAGGAGAAAACAATGTTAGATAA
- a CDS encoding NADH-quinone oxidoreductase subunit N produces MLDNISNLNISLSYPFLFLIGVAIILLLCSAFGKFHRTFYVGTSALSLIVSTFLILSNVSSFGLGTSKAFLGTLNNDIFSFYSSLIILCFSFLYLLMQKDENKGEFYSLFMFMISSLLLMVSSSNLVLIFIGLESSSLALYTLIAMRGTHNAVSGAIKYFTLAAVGSGFFVMASALIYMKTGTLDLDTKLALEKDPILLTAGVMIFVLCAVKLSLVPFHFWLKDVYFATYSNLAAFISVVPKIAMFVVVLRLFGFFDHIGFENIISILAIFSMLVAAIAALSQKDVKKMFAYSSVVHSSFVLAACIPLFDTKEGVLNPIFIYWVLFSFSNYGVFLILSNFRFTSFENLNALLVKKPLIALSLAFCVLSLAGIPPFGAFWGKVIVLKTLIIEDYWYLAVFMALASVFMLYSYLKVIIHALFVKNSSEAFCVQFNFIQGFVLAICVLISIFGVIFIKI; encoded by the coding sequence ATGTTAGATAATATCAGTAATTTAAATATCTCCTTATCTTATCCTTTTTTATTTTTAATCGGTGTTGCTATTATTCTTTTATTGTGTTCAGCTTTTGGAAAATTTCATAGGACATTCTATGTGGGTACTTCAGCCTTATCTTTAATCGTTAGTACTTTTTTAATTTTAAGCAATGTATCCTCTTTTGGCTTGGGCACTTCAAAAGCATTTTTAGGAACTTTAAACAATGATATCTTTTCTTTTTATAGCTCTTTAATTATTCTATGTTTTTCATTTTTATACCTTTTAATGCAAAAAGATGAAAATAAGGGCGAATTTTATAGTTTATTTATGTTTATGATTTCTAGTTTATTGCTTATGGTATCAAGTTCAAATTTGGTTTTAATTTTTATAGGACTTGAATCATCATCTTTAGCTCTTTATACTCTTATAGCAATGCGTGGAACTCACAATGCTGTTTCAGGCGCTATTAAATATTTTACTCTTGCTGCTGTGGGTTCTGGATTTTTTGTAATGGCTTCGGCTTTGATTTATATGAAAACAGGAACTTTAGATTTGGATACAAAATTAGCATTGGAAAAAGATCCTATCCTTTTAACTGCCGGGGTTATGATTTTTGTTTTATGTGCTGTAAAACTTTCTTTAGTTCCTTTTCACTTTTGGTTAAAAGATGTATATTTTGCAACTTATTCAAATTTAGCAGCTTTTATTTCAGTAGTACCAAAAATAGCCATGTTTGTAGTAGTATTAAGACTTTTTGGGTTTTTTGATCATATTGGATTTGAAAATATTATCAGCATATTGGCAATATTTTCTATGTTAGTTGCTGCGATTGCTGCATTAAGTCAAAAAGATGTAAAAAAAATGTTTGCTTATAGTTCTGTTGTACATTCTAGTTTTGTTTTGGCTGCTTGTATTCCTTTATTTGATACTAAAGAAGGAGTTTTAAATCCTATATTTATTTATTGGGTTTTGTTTAGTTTTTCCAATTATGGTGTATTTTTAATTTTAAGTAATTTCCGTTTTACTTCATTTGAAAATCTTAATGCCTTGTTGGTAAAAAAACCTTTAATTGCTTTATCTCTTGCTTTTTGTGTACTTTCGCTTGCAGGAATTCCACCTTTTGGAGCTTTTTGGGGGAAAGTTATTGTTTTAAAAACTTTAATTATTGAAGATTATTGGTATTTAGCTGTATTTATGGCTTTAGCTTCAGTATTTATGCTTTATTCTTATTTAAAAGTGATCATTCATGCTCTTTTTGTTAAAAATAGTTCTGAAGCTTTTTGTGTGCAATTTAATTTTATACAAGGTTTTGTTTTAGCTATTTGTGTATTAATAAGTATTTTTGGTGTTATTTTTATAAAAATATAA